A region from the Pseudomonas cucumis genome encodes:
- a CDS encoding peptidoglycan D,D-transpeptidase FtsI family protein produces the protein MKLEGALFPWRFRLVVGLLGIMVAAIAWRIIDLQVVDRAFLKGQGDARSVRHIPIPAHRGLITDRNGEPLAVSTPVTTLWANAKEMQTAKEKWPALAAALGQDPKALAERLEAQANKEFIYLVRGLTPEQGQAVLDLKVPGVYGIEEFRRFYPAGEVTAHMVGFTDIDDHGREGVELAYDEWLAGVPGKRQVIKDRRGRLIKDVQVTKNAKAGKPLALSIDLRLQYLANRELRNAIIENGAKAGSLVIMDVKTGEILAMVNQPTYNPNNRRNLQPAMMRNRAMIDVFEPGSTMKAISMSAAIETGRWKPTDTVEVYPGTLQIGKYTIKDVSKSEGPVLDLTGILINSSNVGMSKVAFDIGGETIFRLAQKVGLGQDTGLGFPGERVGNLPNYREWRKAETATLSYGYGISVTAIQLVHAFSALANNGRLAPLTLIKTDKAPQTTQVLPEAVAKTMQTMLQQVIEAPRGVFRAQVPAYHVGGKSGTARKTSVGTKGYAENSYRSLFAGFGPMSDPRYAIVVVIDEPTKAGYFGGLVSAPVFSKVMSGTLRLMNITPDNLPATQQANAAPVVPLKANGGRG, from the coding sequence ATGAAACTCGAAGGCGCGCTCTTTCCATGGCGGTTCCGTCTGGTGGTCGGGTTGCTCGGCATCATGGTGGCGGCGATTGCCTGGCGCATCATCGATTTGCAAGTGGTCGACCGTGCCTTCCTTAAAGGTCAGGGCGATGCACGCAGCGTTCGTCATATTCCAATTCCGGCTCACCGTGGTCTGATCACCGACCGTAACGGCGAGCCGTTGGCCGTGAGTACCCCGGTCACCACCCTGTGGGCCAACGCCAAGGAAATGCAAACGGCCAAAGAGAAGTGGCCGGCACTGGCGGCTGCGCTGGGGCAGGACCCGAAAGCCTTGGCCGAACGTCTCGAAGCCCAGGCCAATAAAGAATTCATTTATCTGGTGCGCGGGCTCACCCCCGAGCAGGGCCAGGCTGTGCTTGATCTGAAAGTGCCGGGCGTTTATGGCATCGAAGAGTTCCGGCGTTTCTACCCGGCCGGTGAAGTCACCGCCCATATGGTCGGCTTTACCGACATCGATGATCACGGGCGCGAAGGCGTCGAGCTGGCCTACGACGAATGGCTGGCCGGCGTCCCCGGCAAGCGACAGGTGATCAAGGACCGGCGCGGCCGGCTGATCAAAGATGTCCAGGTCACCAAAAACGCCAAGGCCGGCAAGCCCTTGGCGTTGTCCATTGACCTGCGTCTGCAATATCTGGCCAACCGTGAACTGCGTAATGCGATCATCGAGAATGGCGCCAAGGCCGGCAGCCTGGTGATCATGGACGTGAAGACCGGCGAGATCCTCGCCATGGTCAACCAGCCGACCTACAACCCGAACAACCGTCGCAACCTGCAACCGGCGATGATGCGCAACCGCGCGATGATCGACGTGTTCGAACCGGGTTCGACCATGAAAGCGATTTCCATGAGCGCCGCGATTGAAACCGGGCGCTGGAAGCCGACCGATACCGTTGAGGTGTATCCAGGCACCTTGCAGATTGGTAAGTACACCATCAAGGACGTATCCAAGAGTGAAGGCCCGGTGCTCGACCTGACCGGTATCCTGATCAATTCCAGTAACGTCGGCATGAGCAAGGTTGCGTTCGATATCGGCGGCGAAACGATTTTCCGCCTGGCGCAGAAAGTCGGCCTCGGTCAGGACACCGGTCTCGGCTTCCCGGGCGAGCGCGTTGGCAACCTGCCGAACTACCGCGAATGGCGCAAGGCTGAAACTGCCACGCTGTCCTACGGCTACGGTATTTCCGTGACTGCGATCCAGTTGGTCCACGCCTTCTCGGCCCTGGCCAACAATGGTCGTCTCGCGCCGCTGACCCTGATCAAAACCGATAAGGCACCGCAAACCACACAGGTATTGCCGGAAGCCGTCGCGAAAACCATGCAAACCATGCTGCAACAAGTGATCGAAGCCCCGCGCGGTGTATTCCGTGCGCAGGTGCCGGCGTATCACGTGGGCGGCAAGTCGGGTACCGCGCGTAAAACGTCGGTCGGCACCAAAGGCTACGCCGAGAATTCCTACCGCTCGCTGTTTGCCGGCTTCGGCCCGATGAGCGACCCGCGCTACGCAATCGTGGTGGTGATCGATGAACCGACCAAGGCCGGTTACTTCGGTGGTCTGGTATCGGCGCCGGTGTTCAGCAAAGTGATGTCCGGGACCTTGCGCCTGATGAACATTACCCCGGACAACCTGCCTGCCACTCAACAAGCGAACGCCGCACCGGTCGTTCCGCTGAAAGCTAATGGAGGGCGCGGCTGA
- a CDS encoding UDP-N-acetylmuramoyl-L-alanyl-D-glutamate--2,6-diaminopimelate ligase: MSLSLNKIFAHAGRDLLIRELALDSRNVRAGDLFLAVPGGKFDGRAHIADALQRGAAAVAYEVEGATVLPITDVPLIPVKGLAAQLSDIAGRFYGDPSRHLNLIGVTGTNGKTSVTQLIAQALDLLGQHCGIVGTLGSGFYGALESGLHTTPNPIAVQATLADLKKAGAKAVAMEVSSHGLDQGRVTALAFDVAVMTNLSRDHLDYHGTMQVYGETKAKLFAWNDLKCRVVNLDDDFGRQLAADKGESRLITYSLEDSSAYLYCREAQFDDEGVRATLVTPQGEHHLRSTLLGRFNLSNVLAAIGALLGLDYALDEILKVLPKLEGPAGRMQRLGGGTQPLVVVDYAHTPDALEKVLMALRPHAKGRLLCLFGCGGDRDRGKRPLMAEVVERLADGVLVTDDNPRTEDPTVIFDDIRAGFTAVDKVAFVAGRGQAIAQLIASASADDVIVLAGKGHEDYQEINGERHAFSDLVEADHALTAWEVAHA; the protein is encoded by the coding sequence ATGTCGCTGAGCCTGAACAAGATTTTCGCCCACGCCGGCCGCGATCTGTTGATCCGCGAATTGGCGCTGGACAGCCGCAACGTACGGGCAGGCGATCTGTTTCTCGCGGTTCCTGGTGGCAAGTTCGACGGGCGTGCGCACATCGCCGACGCCTTGCAACGCGGCGCTGCTGCCGTGGCTTATGAAGTCGAAGGCGCGACCGTGCTGCCGATTACCGATGTGCCGTTGATTCCGGTCAAAGGCCTGGCGGCGCAGCTGTCGGACATCGCCGGACGTTTTTATGGTGACCCGAGCCGTCATTTGAACCTGATCGGCGTGACCGGCACCAACGGTAAAACCAGCGTGACCCAATTGATCGCCCAGGCGCTCGACCTGCTCGGTCAGCACTGCGGCATTGTCGGCACCCTGGGCTCCGGTTTCTACGGCGCGCTGGAAAGCGGTCTGCACACCACGCCGAACCCGATTGCGGTGCAAGCGACCCTCGCCGACCTGAAAAAGGCCGGCGCCAAAGCCGTGGCCATGGAAGTCTCTTCCCACGGCCTGGATCAGGGCCGCGTGACTGCGTTGGCGTTCGATGTGGCGGTGATGACCAACCTGTCGCGCGATCATCTGGATTACCACGGCACCATGCAGGTCTATGGCGAAACCAAGGCCAAGTTGTTTGCCTGGAATGATCTGAAGTGCCGGGTGGTCAACCTGGACGACGATTTCGGCCGGCAACTGGCGGCTGATAAAGGCGAGTCGCGACTGATCACTTACAGTCTGGAAGATTCCAGTGCCTATCTGTATTGCCGCGAAGCGCAGTTCGACGACGAAGGCGTGCGCGCCACGCTGGTCACGCCGCAAGGTGAACACCATTTGCGCAGCACCTTGCTCGGCCGTTTCAACCTGAGCAACGTGTTGGCCGCGATCGGCGCCTTGCTCGGGCTGGACTACGCGCTGGACGAAATCCTCAAAGTGCTGCCGAAACTCGAAGGCCCGGCCGGTCGCATGCAGCGCCTGGGCGGCGGTACTCAGCCGTTGGTGGTGGTCGATTACGCCCACACACCGGATGCGCTGGAAAAAGTCTTGATGGCCCTGCGTCCTCACGCCAAAGGCCGGTTGCTGTGTCTGTTCGGTTGCGGCGGTGATCGCGATCGCGGCAAGCGTCCGCTGATGGCGGAAGTGGTCGAGCGTCTGGCCGATGGCGTACTGGTCACCGATGACAATCCGCGCACCGAAGACCCGACCGTGATTTTCGACGACATCCGTGCCGGTTTCACCGCTGTGGATAAAGTTGCCTTCGTCGCCGGCCGTGGCCAGGCGATTGCCCAATTGATCGCCAGCGCTTCGGCGGATGACGTGATTGTCCTGGCCGGTAAAGGTCACGAGGACTATCAGGAAATCAACGGCGAGCGCCACGCTTTCTCCGATCTGGTCGAGGCCGATCACGCCCTGACCGCGTGGGAGGTGGCCCATGCTTAA
- the rsmH gene encoding 16S rRNA (cytosine(1402)-N(4))-methyltransferase RsmH produces the protein MTIDSGFNHITVLLDEAVEALAVRPDGCYLDGTFGRGGHSRLILSQLGPDGRLLGFDKDPQAIATGQTLAAEDGRFVVVQRSFAELGSEVAERGLAGKVSGVLLDLGVSSPQLDDPERGFSFLNDGPLDMRMDPSRGISAAEFVNTAPVEEIARVFKQYGEERFSGRMARAVAERRDIKPFERTGDLAEVLKVANPAWEKGKNPATRAFQGLRIHVNNELGDLETGLEAALECLEVGGRLVVISFHSLEDRIVKLFMRKLVKGEADNLPRNLPVRHVAFEPKIKIHGKAQSASEAELKANPRSRSAIMRVAEKLR, from the coding sequence GTGACTATTGATAGCGGCTTTAACCACATCACCGTACTGCTTGACGAAGCCGTCGAGGCTCTCGCCGTACGTCCTGATGGCTGCTATCTGGACGGTACGTTCGGCCGTGGCGGGCACAGTCGGTTGATCCTCAGCCAGCTCGGGCCTGATGGCCGGTTGCTCGGATTCGACAAAGATCCTCAAGCGATTGCCACCGGGCAAACGCTAGCGGCCGAAGACGGCCGCTTTGTCGTTGTGCAGCGCAGCTTTGCCGAGCTCGGTTCGGAAGTCGCCGAGCGCGGTCTGGCCGGCAAGGTCAGCGGTGTTCTGCTCGACCTCGGCGTGTCTTCGCCGCAGCTCGACGACCCGGAGCGCGGTTTCAGTTTCCTCAACGACGGTCCGTTGGACATGCGCATGGACCCGTCCCGCGGGATCAGCGCCGCCGAGTTTGTAAACACCGCGCCGGTGGAAGAAATCGCCCGGGTGTTCAAGCAATATGGCGAAGAGCGTTTCTCCGGTCGCATGGCACGTGCCGTGGCCGAGCGTCGCGACATCAAGCCGTTCGAGCGCACTGGCGATCTGGCTGAAGTGTTGAAAGTCGCCAACCCGGCATGGGAAAAGGGCAAGAACCCGGCCACCCGTGCATTCCAGGGCCTGCGTATTCACGTCAACAACGAACTGGGCGATCTGGAAACCGGCCTCGAAGCCGCGCTGGAATGCCTGGAAGTAGGCGGCCGTCTGGTCGTCATCAGCTTCCACTCGCTGGAAGACCGCATCGTCAAACTGTTCATGCGCAAACTGGTGAAAGGCGAAGCCGACAACCTGCCGCGCAACCTGCCGGTCCGTCACGTCGCTTTCGAACCGAAAATCAAAATCCATGGCAAAGCGCAGTCCGCCTCCGAGGCCGAACTCAAAGCCAACCCACGTTCCCGTAGCGCCATCATGCGTGTCGCGGAGAAGTTGCGGTGA
- the mraZ gene encoding division/cell wall cluster transcriptional repressor MraZ, which produces MFRGANAISLDAKGRLAMPSRYRDELVSRSSGQLIVTIDAVDPCLCVYPLDEWEIIETKLRALPSLREENRRLQRLLIGNAVDLELDGSGRFLVPPRLREYAKLDKRAMLVGQLNKFQLWDEDAWNAVSAADLAAIQQPGAMPDELRDLIL; this is translated from the coding sequence GTGTTTCGCGGAGCTAACGCTATCAGTCTCGATGCAAAGGGCCGTCTCGCTATGCCGAGCCGGTACCGTGACGAGCTGGTTTCGCGTAGTTCTGGTCAATTAATCGTCACCATCGATGCCGTTGATCCGTGTTTGTGTGTTTATCCCCTCGATGAGTGGGAAATTATCGAAACCAAACTGCGCGCACTGCCTTCGCTACGCGAAGAAAACCGCCGCCTGCAACGTTTACTGATTGGTAATGCCGTCGACCTCGAGCTCGATGGCAGTGGTCGTTTTCTGGTTCCGCCGCGTCTTCGCGAATATGCCAAGTTGGATAAGCGCGCAATGTTGGTAGGCCAACTGAACAAGTTCCAATTGTGGGACGAGGATGCCTGGAATGCGGTTTCTGCCGCTGACCTGGCTGCTATTCAACAACCGGGCGCTATGCCTGATGAACTGCGTGATTTGATCCTGTGA
- a CDS encoding UDP-N-acetylmuramoyl-tripeptide--D-alanyl-D-alanine ligase, whose amino-acid sequence MLKALKLSELTSALNGRLIASDASFDGVSIDSRAITPGQLFIALAGPRFDGHDYLNDVAAKGAVGALVEREVADSALPQLLVKDTRQALGQLGAMNRAAFTQPVVAITGSSGKTTVKEMLASILRTRGPVLATRGNLNNDLGAPLTLLELAPEHTAAVIELGASRLGEIAYTVGMTKPHVAIINNAGTAHVGEFGGPEKIVEAKGEILEGLDADGVAVLNLDDKAFEIWKTRAAGRKVLTFALSNISADFYASDLDRDARGCPAFNLHSPEGVERVQLNLLGTHNVANAMAAAAAAHALGVSLFGIATGLGAVQPVKGRTVAQLATNGMRVIDDTYNANPTSMCAAVDILAGFSGRTVLVLGDIGELGDWAEQGHRDVGEYARGKVCALYAVGPMMTHAVNAFGEQAFHFSTQAELIKALEAEQDTNTTILIKGSRSAAMENIVAALCGTRLEKH is encoded by the coding sequence ATGCTTAAAGCCTTGAAACTGAGCGAACTGACCAGCGCATTGAATGGCCGTCTGATTGCCAGCGACGCCAGCTTTGACGGCGTCAGCATCGACAGCCGCGCGATCACGCCCGGCCAGCTGTTTATTGCTCTGGCCGGCCCGCGTTTCGATGGCCATGATTACCTCAATGACGTCGCCGCCAAAGGCGCCGTGGGTGCCTTGGTCGAGCGTGAAGTCGCCGACAGCGCGCTGCCGCAACTGCTGGTCAAGGACACCCGCCAGGCCCTCGGCCAATTGGGCGCGATGAATCGTGCGGCATTCACTCAGCCTGTCGTGGCCATCACCGGCTCCAGCGGCAAGACCACGGTCAAGGAAATGCTTGCAAGCATCCTGCGCACGCGCGGTCCGGTGCTGGCGACCCGTGGCAACCTGAACAATGACCTCGGCGCTCCACTGACCTTGCTCGAACTGGCGCCGGAGCATACCGCGGCCGTGATCGAGCTCGGCGCTTCGCGGCTCGGCGAGATTGCCTACACCGTCGGCATGACCAAGCCCCACGTGGCTATCATCAACAACGCCGGGACCGCCCACGTCGGCGAGTTCGGCGGGCCGGAAAAAATCGTTGAAGCCAAGGGCGAGATTCTCGAAGGGCTGGATGCCGATGGCGTCGCCGTGCTGAATCTCGACGACAAGGCGTTTGAAATCTGGAAAACCCGAGCCGCCGGTCGCAAAGTGCTGACGTTTGCCCTGAGCAACATCAGCGCCGACTTCTACGCCAGCGATCTGGATCGCGATGCTCGCGGCTGCCCGGCGTTCAACCTGCACAGCCCTGAAGGTGTGGAGCGGGTTCAGCTGAACCTGCTCGGCACCCATAACGTCGCCAATGCGATGGCCGCCGCCGCTGCCGCCCATGCCTTGGGCGTGTCGCTGTTCGGCATCGCTACCGGTCTCGGCGCCGTGCAACCGGTCAAGGGCCGCACCGTCGCGCAACTGGCAACTAACGGTATGCGCGTGATCGATGACACGTACAACGCAAACCCCACCTCCATGTGCGCCGCCGTTGATATACTCGCCGGCTTTTCCGGTCGCACCGTTTTGGTGCTCGGAGATATCGGCGAGTTGGGCGATTGGGCGGAGCAGGGGCACCGCGATGTGGGCGAGTACGCCCGCGGCAAGGTTTGCGCGCTGTACGCGGTCGGGCCAATGATGACCCACGCCGTGAACGCTTTCGGCGAGCAGGCTTTTCACTTCAGCACTCAGGCTGAGCTGATCAAGGCCCTGGAAGCCGAGCAGGACACAAACACCACCATTTTGATCAAGGGCTCGCGCAGCGCCGCGATGGAAAACATCGTCGCCGCTTTGTGCGGGACCCGTCTGGAGAAACATTAA
- the rsmI gene encoding 16S rRNA (cytidine(1402)-2'-O)-methyltransferase, giving the protein MSPFTDHEVCALTAPGALNSAAGSLYVVATPIGNLDDISARALKILREVALIAAEDTRHSQRLMQHFGIPTPLAACHEHNEREEGNRFITRLLAGDDVALISDAGTPLISDPGYHLVRQARAAGINVVPVPGACALIAALSAAGLPSDRFIFEGFLPAKAVGRRARLELVKEEPRTLIFYEAPHRILECLQDMELVFGAERPALLARELTKTFETLKGLPLAELREFVESDSNQQRGECVVLVAGWTAPETEDAVSSEAMRILDLLLEEMPLKRAAALAAQITGERKNVLYQVALDKQKGE; this is encoded by the coding sequence ATGTCGCCTTTTACCGATCATGAGGTGTGCGCTTTGACTGCTCCAGGTGCTTTGAATTCCGCTGCTGGCTCGCTTTATGTGGTGGCGACGCCCATCGGCAACCTGGACGATATCAGTGCGCGTGCGCTGAAGATCCTGCGCGAGGTCGCCTTGATCGCGGCCGAAGATACTCGCCATTCCCAGCGATTGATGCAGCATTTCGGTATTCCCACGCCGCTGGCGGCCTGCCATGAACACAACGAGCGGGAGGAGGGTAACCGCTTTATCACGCGTCTGCTGGCGGGCGACGATGTGGCGTTGATTTCCGACGCCGGGACGCCGCTGATTTCAGATCCGGGTTATCACCTGGTGCGCCAGGCCCGTGCCGCGGGAATCAATGTGGTGCCGGTGCCGGGTGCATGTGCCTTGATTGCTGCGTTGTCGGCGGCGGGGCTGCCATCCGACCGTTTCATCTTCGAAGGGTTTTTGCCGGCCAAGGCTGTCGGCCGACGTGCTCGTCTGGAACTGGTAAAAGAAGAACCGCGCACGCTGATTTTCTACGAAGCACCGCACCGCATCCTCGAATGCCTGCAAGACATGGAGCTGGTATTCGGCGCCGAGCGTCCGGCGTTGCTGGCGCGTGAACTGACCAAGACTTTCGAAACCCTCAAGGGCTTGCCATTGGCCGAGTTGCGTGAGTTCGTCGAATCGGACAGCAATCAGCAGCGTGGCGAGTGTGTGGTGCTGGTGGCGGGCTGGACTGCCCCAGAAACCGAAGACGCTGTCAGCAGTGAGGCCATGCGTATTCTCGACCTGCTACTCGAAGAGATGCCGCTCAAGCGTGCAGCGGCATTGGCGGCGCAAATTACCGGCGAACGCAAGAATGTGCTCTATCAGGTCGCGCTGGATAAACAGAAGGGCGAGTAA
- the mraY gene encoding phospho-N-acetylmuramoyl-pentapeptide-transferase translates to MLLLLAEYLQQFYKGFAVFQYLTLRGILGVLTALVLSLCYGPWMIRTLQNRQIGQSVRNDGPQSHLSKSGTPTMGGALILSSIGVSTLLWADLTNRYVWVVLLVTLLFGAIGWVDDYRKVIEKNSRGLPSRWKYFWQSVFGLGAAIFLYMTAATPVETTLILPMLKDYSIPLGAGFIVLTYFVIVGSSNAVNLTDGLDGLAIMPTVMVGGGLGIFCYLSGNVKFAEYLLIPYVPGAGELIVFCGALIGAGLGFLWFNTYPAQVFMGDVGALALGAALGTIAVIVRQEIVLFIMGGVFVMETLSVVIQVASFKLTGRRVFRMAPIHHHFELKGWPEPRVIVRFWIITVILVLVGLATLKLR, encoded by the coding sequence ATGCTGCTGCTGCTAGCGGAGTATCTGCAACAGTTCTACAAAGGCTTCGCGGTCTTTCAGTACCTGACCCTGCGCGGGATCCTCGGTGTGCTGACCGCGCTGGTCTTGTCGCTGTGCTATGGCCCGTGGATGATCCGTACTCTGCAGAACCGTCAGATCGGTCAATCCGTTCGCAACGACGGCCCGCAATCGCACCTGTCGAAGTCGGGTACCCCGACCATGGGCGGCGCGCTGATTCTTTCGTCCATCGGCGTCAGCACCTTGCTCTGGGCTGACCTGACCAACCGTTACGTTTGGGTCGTGTTGTTGGTGACCCTGCTGTTCGGCGCCATCGGTTGGGTCGACGATTACCGCAAAGTCATCGAGAAAAATTCCCGCGGCCTTCCGAGCCGCTGGAAGTATTTCTGGCAGTCGGTGTTCGGCCTGGGCGCGGCGATCTTCCTTTATATGACTGCCGCGACGCCGGTAGAAACCACCCTGATCCTGCCGATGCTCAAGGACTACAGCATTCCGCTGGGCGCGGGTTTCATCGTCCTGACCTATTTCGTGATTGTCGGCTCGAGCAATGCGGTCAACCTGACCGACGGCCTCGACGGTCTGGCGATCATGCCTACCGTGATGGTCGGTGGTGGCTTGGGGATCTTCTGCTACCTGTCGGGTAACGTGAAATTCGCTGAATACCTGCTGATTCCTTACGTGCCGGGCGCGGGTGAGTTGATCGTATTCTGCGGCGCGCTGATCGGCGCGGGCCTGGGTTTCCTCTGGTTCAACACCTATCCGGCCCAAGTGTTCATGGGCGACGTCGGCGCACTGGCACTGGGCGCGGCCCTGGGCACCATCGCGGTGATCGTCCGTCAGGAAATCGTCCTGTTCATCATGGGCGGCGTGTTCGTGATGGAGACCCTGTCGGTTGTCATTCAGGTTGCCTCCTTCAAGTTGACCGGGCGCCGCGTGTTCCGCATGGCACCGATACACCACCACTTTGAACTCAAGGGCTGGCCCGAGCCACGTGTGATCGTCCGTTTCTGGATCATCACCGTGATTCTGGTACTGGTCGGCCTTGCCACCCTGAAGCTGAGGTAG
- the ftsL gene encoding cell division protein FtsL: MSKLFAKPLPGGSFFMLLLFVGVLVSAIGVSYSAHWNRQLLNSLYGELSVRDKAQAEWGRLILEQSTWTAHSRIEVLATEQLKMRIPGAAEVQMVAP; the protein is encoded by the coding sequence GTGAGCAAGCTTTTCGCCAAGCCACTTCCCGGCGGAAGCTTTTTCATGCTGCTGCTGTTTGTCGGCGTGCTTGTGTCGGCCATCGGCGTGTCCTATAGCGCACACTGGAACCGTCAGTTGCTGAATTCTCTGTACGGCGAATTGAGCGTGCGCGACAAGGCGCAGGCGGAGTGGGGCCGGTTGATTCTCGAGCAGAGCACCTGGACCGCCCATAGCCGTATCGAAGTCCTGGCCACCGAGCAACTGAAGATGCGCATTCCCGGCGCCGCTGAAGTGCAGATGGTGGCGCCATGA
- the murD gene encoding UDP-N-acetylmuramoyl-L-alanine--D-glutamate ligase, with translation MSLIASDHFRIVVGLGKSGMSLVRFLANRGVSFAVADTRENPPELATLKRDYPHVEVRCGELDVEFLCRADELYVSPGLALATPALQAAAARGVKLSGDIELFARNAKAPIVAISGSNAKSTVTTLVGEMAAAAGKRVAVGGNLGTPALDLLSDDIELYVMELSSFQLETTDHLGAEVATVLNISEDHMDRYSGLPAYHLAKHRIFRGARQFVVNRQDALSRPLMGEGQPCWTFGLSKPDFKAFGIREEDGEKYLAFEFQNLMPVRELKIRGAHNQSNALAALALGHAVGLPFDAMLSSLRTFAGLEHRCQWVRDLNGVSYYNDSKATNVGAALAAIEGLGADIDGKLVLIAGGDGKGAEFKDLRDPVAANCRAVVLMGRDSELIAQAIGDGVPLIRVNSLDEAVAQCRAIAEPGDAVLLSPACASFDMFKNYEDRGHQFVRAVEGLA, from the coding sequence GTGTCTCTGATCGCTTCTGACCACTTCCGCATCGTTGTCGGCCTCGGCAAGAGCGGCATGTCCCTGGTTCGCTTCCTGGCGAACCGGGGCGTGTCGTTTGCTGTCGCCGATACGCGGGAAAATCCACCGGAACTGGCCACGCTCAAGCGTGACTATCCGCACGTGGAAGTGCGTTGTGGCGAGCTGGACGTCGAATTCCTGTGCCGTGCCGACGAGCTCTATGTGAGCCCGGGCCTGGCGCTGGCGACCCCGGCCCTGCAGGCTGCCGCCGCCCGTGGCGTGAAGTTGTCCGGCGACATCGAGCTGTTCGCGCGTAACGCGAAGGCGCCGATTGTCGCCATCAGCGGTTCCAACGCAAAAAGCACCGTCACTACCCTGGTCGGCGAGATGGCGGCTGCGGCCGGCAAGCGTGTTGCCGTCGGCGGCAACCTCGGCACGCCAGCACTGGATTTGCTCAGCGACGACATCGAGTTGTACGTGATGGAGCTGTCGAGCTTCCAGCTCGAAACCACCGATCACCTCGGCGCCGAAGTGGCGACTGTGCTCAACATCAGCGAAGACCACATGGACCGCTACAGCGGTCTGCCGGCTTATCACTTGGCCAAGCACCGGATCTTCCGTGGCGCCAGGCAGTTTGTGGTCAACCGTCAGGACGCCTTGAGTCGTCCGCTGATGGGGGAAGGTCAGCCGTGCTGGACCTTCGGTTTGAGCAAACCCGATTTCAAGGCCTTTGGTATCCGGGAAGAGGATGGCGAGAAATACCTGGCCTTCGAATTCCAGAACCTGATGCCGGTGCGCGAGCTGAAGATTCGTGGCGCGCATAACCAGTCCAACGCCCTGGCGGCCTTGGCGCTGGGCCACGCCGTGGGGCTGCCGTTCGATGCCATGCTTTCGAGCCTGCGCACCTTCGCCGGTCTCGAGCATCGCTGCCAATGGGTTCGCGACCTCAATGGCGTGAGCTACTACAACGATTCCAAAGCCACCAACGTCGGCGCCGCACTGGCCGCTATCGAAGGCCTGGGGGCGGACATCGATGGCAAGCTCGTGCTGATCGCCGGTGGCGATGGCAAGGGTGCCGAGTTCAAGGACCTGCGTGATCCGGTCGCGGCCAACTGCCGTGCCGTGGTGCTGATGGGCCGGGACTCCGAGCTGATCGCCCAGGCCATCGGCGATGGCGTACCGCTGATTCGCGTCAATTCGCTGGACGAAGCTGTAGCGCAATGCCGCGCCATCGCCGAACCGGGCGACGCGGTGCTGCTGTCGCCGGCCTGCGCCAGTTTCGACATGTTCAAGAACTACGAAGATCGCGGTCACCAGTTTGTCCGCGCCGTGGAGGGCTTGGCATGA